From the Solibacillus sp. FSL R5-0449 genome, one window contains:
- a CDS encoding MgtC/SapB family protein gives MEWLANDKFTVEILLKLLIAATLSLIIGIERELKKKPVGLKTSLVIATFSCLLTIISIETAYSTPARDDINITMDPLRLAAQIVSGIGFLGAGVILRKGNDSITGLTTAAMIWGAAGIGIAVGAGFYIEAFITVLIVVLGIELLAPFLFRFGPKRLRMREVSLIINTDQADNIKNLVDYLREHDMYIDNISIRDVPFSDKLLHEIDIRLSTVETNHTIELYNRLRKLDYVRNIKIEYLD, from the coding sequence ATGGAATGGTTAGCGAATGATAAATTTACGGTAGAAATTTTATTAAAATTGCTAATTGCGGCTACACTAAGTTTAATTATTGGTATCGAAAGGGAATTGAAAAAGAAGCCAGTCGGTCTAAAGACAAGTTTAGTAATTGCGACATTCAGTTGTTTACTTACAATCATCTCGATTGAGACGGCCTATTCAACCCCTGCACGTGACGATATAAATATTACGATGGATCCGTTGCGTTTAGCCGCGCAAATTGTAAGCGGTATTGGTTTTTTAGGTGCCGGCGTTATTTTGCGTAAAGGGAATGACAGTATTACCGGACTTACGACAGCCGCCATGATTTGGGGAGCAGCCGGAATCGGTATAGCCGTTGGAGCAGGGTTTTATATTGAAGCTTTTATAACAGTCCTTATTGTCGTATTGGGCATAGAACTTCTGGCACCTTTTCTCTTTAGATTCGGTCCAAAACGTCTAAGAATGCGTGAAGTATCTTTAATAATCAATACCGACCAAGCAGACAATATAAAAAACCTTGTGGATTATTTGAGGGAGCATGATATGTATATTGATAACATTTCAATCAGGGATGTACCATTTTCTGATAAGCTGTTGCACGAAATCGATATACGTTTATCGACCGTCGAAACAAATCATACAATCGAACTTTACAACCGGCTGCGTAAATTGGATTATGTAAGAAATATTAAAATCGAATATTTAGATTAA
- a CDS encoding helix-turn-helix transcriptional regulator has protein sequence MKLQFQEQLKSLRSEKNLSIEELSLRTQVSTEKLTAYENGEQIPSTQTILILSTVLEVPVSNLIDGLH, from the coding sequence ATGAAATTGCAGTTTCAGGAACAGTTAAAATCTTTACGTTCGGAAAAGAATTTATCAATAGAAGAGCTTTCATTACGAACACAAGTAAGTACGGAAAAACTGACAGCCTACGAAAACGGTGAGCAAATTCCTTCAACCCAAACCATTTTAATTTTATCGACTGTTCTGGAAGTACCGGTTTCTAACTTAATCGATGGATTACATTAA
- a CDS encoding cation diffusion facilitator family transporter — translation MGELFKLLKDGNKPSLLAAFVNTFLGTIKGVAFFFTGNVAMFAEMMHSFGDAANQFFVFIGSALAKKAPTPKFPNGYGRIVNLVCLGAVLIVAILSYETIKEGWHHFMHPATESSGILIALGVLALGIILEAFVLNKAAKEVLHEVGVEPKGITILQSAKYLKRAKPATKLVWMEDLVATSGNVLAFLAIVIAYFTDFYRLEGFISMVIGLMMFYVVGRVFLDNARGAIGETDEEMLVHIGNLVMEDPHVTDIARLEVIKEGEFLHVELIAETDPNLSLAYLDDVRDHLTTLLLNQKGVTKVTMAFDEDNGERSWTHIATKPESEKGMI, via the coding sequence ATGGGAGAACTATTTAAATTACTCAAAGATGGCAATAAACCCTCATTACTCGCTGCATTCGTCAATACATTTTTAGGAACGATTAAAGGAGTTGCTTTCTTCTTTACAGGAAATGTTGCGATGTTCGCTGAAATGATGCACTCTTTCGGGGATGCCGCAAACCAATTTTTCGTATTCATAGGCTCCGCCTTGGCAAAAAAGGCTCCTACACCAAAATTCCCGAATGGATACGGACGGATTGTTAACTTAGTGTGTTTAGGCGCCGTTTTAATAGTAGCAATCCTTTCATACGAAACGATTAAAGAAGGATGGCACCATTTTATGCATCCTGCTACGGAATCATCCGGAATTTTGATTGCCCTTGGTGTATTGGCACTCGGTATTATTTTGGAAGCATTTGTTTTAAATAAAGCTGCTAAAGAAGTGCTTCATGAAGTTGGTGTAGAACCTAAAGGGATTACTATTCTCCAGTCCGCAAAATATTTAAAGCGGGCAAAACCGGCTACAAAGCTTGTCTGGATGGAAGACTTAGTGGCAACTTCAGGTAATGTCCTGGCGTTTTTAGCAATTGTTATTGCGTATTTTACAGACTTTTACCGATTGGAAGGATTTATTTCAATGGTAATCGGTTTAATGATGTTTTATGTAGTAGGTCGTGTCTTTTTAGATAATGCGCGTGGTGCAATCGGTGAAACGGATGAGGAAATGCTTGTGCATATCGGAAATCTTGTTATGGAAGATCCGCATGTAACGGATATCGCACGACTAGAAGTAATTAAAGAAGGCGAATTTTTACATGTTGAACTTATTGCGGAGACAGATCCGAATTTATCACTCGCCTATTTAGATGATGTACGTGACCATTTAACAACATTGCTGTTAAACCAAAAAGGTGTAACAAAAGTTACGATGGCGTTTGATGAAGATAATGGCGAACGCAGCTGGACACATATCGCTACAAAACCTGAATCAGAAAAAGGCATGATTTAA
- the yugI gene encoding S1 domain-containing post-transcriptional regulator GSP13 encodes MAKKIEVGDVLTGKVTGIQPYGAFVALDEYTQGLVHISEITYGFVKDVSDFLSVGDEIQVKVLDVDTDQKKISLSIRELQEVPFHRKRDMPPRRTLQDRVDEVDADGFQILKEKLKDWIEQSGH; translated from the coding sequence ATGGCAAAAAAAATTGAAGTGGGTGACGTGCTAACGGGTAAAGTGACAGGAATTCAACCATACGGAGCTTTTGTTGCTTTAGATGAATATACGCAGGGACTTGTGCATATTTCTGAAATCACATACGGTTTTGTAAAGGATGTAAGTGATTTTTTATCCGTCGGGGATGAAATACAAGTTAAAGTTCTGGATGTGGATACGGATCAAAAAAAAATAAGTTTATCAATACGCGAATTGCAGGAAGTACCGTTTCACCGAAAAAGGGATATGCCGCCACGGCGAACTTTGCAAGATCGGGTTGATGAAGTGGATGCGGACGGCTTTCAAATTTTGAAGGAAAAGTTGAAAGATTGGATCGAACAATCTGGACACTAG
- a CDS encoding DUF1871 family protein, whose translation MDNIEMNQKCVHLLEQWDPFNYGSESYATETADVVAALQNIDDPTTLAKVIQRVYEYSFEQWIPFEQCVAIAYKLIAVKFEAKCII comes from the coding sequence ATGGATAATATTGAAATGAATCAAAAATGTGTACATTTATTGGAGCAGTGGGATCCTTTTAACTACGGTTCCGAAAGTTATGCAACTGAAACGGCAGATGTTGTCGCTGCGCTTCAAAATATTGACGATCCAACAACATTGGCAAAAGTCATTCAAAGAGTTTACGAATACTCCTTTGAACAATGGATACCTTTTGAGCAATGTGTTGCCATCGCATATAAATTAATTGCCGTAAAATTCGAAGCGAAGTGTATTATATAA
- a CDS encoding Glu/Leu/Phe/Val dehydrogenase, translated as MAENLNLFTSTQEVIHEALNKLGYDEAMYELLKEPVRMLTVRIPVKMDDGTTKVFTGYRAQHNDAVGPTKGGVRFHPMVSEEEVKALSMWMTLKCGIVDLPYGGGKGGVICDPREMSMGEIERLSRGYVRAISQVVGPTKDIPAPDVFTNAQIMAWMMDEYSRMDEFNSPGFITGKPIVLGGSQGRDRATAEGVTIVIEEAAKKRNIDIKGARVVIQGFGNAGSFLAKFMSDLGAKVIGISDAHGALHDPNGLDIDYLLDRRDSFGTVTTLFENTISNKELLELDCDILVPAAIENQITADNAYQIKANIVVEAANGPTTAEATKILTERGILLVPDVLASAGGVTVSYFEWVQNNMGYYWTEEEVREKLYSKMTAAFENVYTTAQNRNINMRLAAYMVGVRRTAEASRFRGWV; from the coding sequence ATGGCTGAAAATTTGAACTTATTTACATCAACTCAAGAAGTAATTCATGAGGCATTAAATAAACTAGGCTATGATGAGGCAATGTATGAATTATTGAAAGAACCGGTTCGTATGTTGACAGTGCGTATTCCTGTAAAAATGGATGACGGTACAACAAAAGTATTTACTGGATACCGTGCACAGCATAATGATGCAGTAGGTCCAACAAAAGGTGGCGTACGTTTCCACCCGATGGTATCGGAAGAGGAAGTGAAAGCGCTTTCGATGTGGATGACGTTAAAATGCGGTATTGTTGATCTTCCATATGGTGGAGGTAAAGGTGGCGTTATTTGTGACCCGCGCGAAATGTCTATGGGCGAAATTGAACGATTAAGTCGTGGTTATGTTCGTGCAATCAGTCAAGTAGTTGGTCCAACAAAAGATATCCCGGCACCGGACGTATTTACAAATGCTCAAATTATGGCTTGGATGATGGATGAGTACAGCCGTATGGATGAATTTAACTCGCCAGGATTCATTACAGGTAAACCAATCGTTCTTGGCGGTTCACAAGGCCGAGATCGTGCAACAGCTGAAGGTGTTACAATTGTCATCGAAGAAGCTGCAAAAAAACGTAATATCGATATTAAAGGTGCACGAGTAGTTATTCAGGGCTTCGGTAACGCTGGTAGTTTCTTAGCGAAGTTTATGAGTGACTTAGGTGCAAAAGTTATTGGTATTTCAGATGCACACGGTGCGTTGCATGATCCGAACGGATTGGATATTGATTACTTATTAGATCGCCGTGACTCGTTTGGAACAGTTACGACATTGTTTGAAAATACAATTTCAAACAAAGAGCTTTTAGAACTGGATTGCGATATTTTAGTGCCTGCTGCTATCGAAAATCAAATTACAGCAGACAACGCATATCAAATTAAAGCAAACATCGTTGTAGAAGCTGCAAACGGTCCGACAACTGCCGAAGCAACAAAGATTTTAACGGAGCGCGGTATTCTTCTAGTACCGGACGTGTTAGCTTCTGCTGGTGGTGTAACAGTGTCTTACTTTGAATGGGTTCAAAACAATATGGGTTATTATTGGACGGAAGAAGAAGTACGTGAAAAGTTATATTCAAAAATGACTGCTGCGTTTGAAAATGTCTACACAACAGCACAAAACCGCAATATTAACATGCGTTTAGCTGCTTATATGGTAGGTGTACGCCGCACTGCCGAGGCCTCTCGCTTCCGTGGATGGGTATAA
- a CDS encoding MFS transporter, with protein MRHNFIIILIANFIVAASVTMIMPFLSLYIDTLGDFTDSYVQTWAGIIFAATFITAFLMSPIWGRIADKYGYKPIMIINCFGVGLSIFLMGYVQNVEQFFVLRLAMGVVTGFIPTSIAFISKHTPKEVAGKTLGTLQMGSVGGTLFGPVIGGLMADTFGFQYTFLITAVTITIAAIIIIFGIHEPAIIRKVKNEIYSRRNVIWAIFHHRLILNVMFVTSLIQIGNFSIQPLLSLYVSELTPSQEVAMLAGITFSAAGLGNICFARFWGKLADHYGYERILSYLLVLAVVFIIPQAFVTDLWQLIILRFLFGIISGGLIPITSALIRREAPVEVQGEIMGYNQSFRFLGNIIGPVLGGVVASFGGIHSVFYTTGLLFLIGFVIMSFLKKLPTQYMDEMLKKHA; from the coding sequence ATGAGACATAATTTCATCATCATTTTAATAGCAAACTTTATTGTTGCGGCTTCTGTTACGATGATCATGCCGTTTTTGTCTTTATATATTGATACGCTCGGCGACTTTACAGATAGCTATGTCCAGACATGGGCCGGAATCATCTTTGCTGCAACATTTATTACAGCATTTTTAATGTCACCGATTTGGGGGCGAATTGCCGACAAATATGGGTACAAGCCTATTATGATCATCAACTGCTTCGGGGTTGGGTTAAGTATCTTTTTAATGGGTTATGTTCAAAATGTCGAGCAATTCTTTGTACTCAGGCTTGCGATGGGTGTTGTAACCGGCTTTATCCCTACTTCCATTGCGTTCATAAGTAAGCATACTCCGAAAGAAGTAGCAGGAAAAACACTCGGGACATTGCAGATGGGCAGTGTTGGTGGGACATTATTCGGTCCAGTAATCGGCGGATTGATGGCGGATACTTTTGGTTTTCAGTACACGTTCCTCATCACAGCAGTCACAATTACAATTGCGGCGATTATTATTATTTTCGGTATTCATGAGCCGGCCATTATTCGGAAAGTTAAAAATGAGATTTATTCACGGAGAAATGTCATATGGGCTATTTTCCATCATCGCCTCATCTTAAATGTAATGTTCGTAACGTCACTCATTCAAATCGGGAACTTTAGTATTCAGCCACTGCTGTCCCTTTACGTATCTGAACTGACCCCTTCTCAGGAAGTTGCTATGCTCGCCGGTATTACCTTTAGTGCTGCCGGTCTAGGTAACATATGTTTCGCGAGATTTTGGGGGAAATTGGCCGACCATTATGGATATGAACGAATTTTATCGTACTTGTTAGTCCTTGCCGTCGTTTTCATCATTCCACAGGCTTTCGTTACAGATTTATGGCAGCTTATCATTTTACGATTCTTGTTCGGTATTATATCCGGCGGTCTCATTCCGATTACTTCGGCTCTTATTCGCCGTGAAGCACCGGTTGAAGTGCAAGGCGAAATTATGGGCTACAACCAGAGTTTCCGTTTCCTTGGCAATATCATCGGACCGGTATTAGGCGGAGTGGTAGCAAGCTTTGGCGGAATTCATTCCGTATTTTATACGACCGGCCTACTATTTTTAATCGGCTTTGTCATTATGTCCTTCTTGAAAAAGCTTCCGACGCAGTACATGGACGAGATGTTAAAAAAACATGCTTAA
- a CDS encoding DMT family transporter — protein sequence MERPPIHPYIPIIIGVISVSLSAIFVKLASADSGVIAFYRMLFSILIMLPWFLMKYSNEIKVLSKRDWIFSSIAGVFLSFHFILWFESLNYTSVASSTVLVTMQPLFAFIGTYLFFKEKITLQTFIAGGIAILGSVLISWGDFQISGTALYGDILALIACALITGYLLFGQDVRKRLSLVTYTMVVYSVSTITLFFYIIIKGESFGPYPAIDWMWFILLAIIPNLLGHNLFNWALKWTSTNVISIAILFEPVGAALLAIFIFNEYLTVSQIVGGLVVILGIMLFVVDIKKFFRKKA from the coding sequence GTGGAAAGACCACCAATCCACCCGTATATTCCTATTATTATTGGGGTAATCTCTGTTTCCCTTTCTGCGATTTTTGTAAAACTTGCAAGTGCAGATTCTGGCGTTATTGCATTTTACCGTATGCTGTTTTCAATATTGATCATGCTCCCATGGTTTTTAATGAAATATAGCAATGAAATCAAAGTACTGTCAAAACGTGATTGGATATTTTCATCAATCGCAGGAGTATTTTTATCATTTCATTTTATATTATGGTTTGAATCATTAAATTACACTTCTGTAGCGAGCTCTACTGTACTCGTAACAATGCAGCCGCTATTTGCATTTATCGGTACGTATTTATTCTTTAAAGAAAAGATAACACTTCAGACATTCATTGCAGGAGGCATTGCGATATTAGGCAGCGTCCTTATCAGCTGGGGAGATTTTCAAATTAGCGGTACGGCACTTTACGGAGATATATTAGCATTGATTGCTTGTGCCTTAATAACAGGTTATTTATTGTTCGGGCAAGATGTACGGAAAAGATTGTCTCTTGTTACTTATACGATGGTCGTGTATTCCGTAAGTACAATTACTTTATTCTTTTATATTATTATAAAAGGAGAATCATTCGGTCCATATCCGGCAATTGATTGGATGTGGTTTATTTTATTGGCGATTATCCCAAACTTATTAGGGCATAACCTTTTCAACTGGGCATTGAAATGGACGAGTACGAATGTCATTTCAATAGCAATTTTATTTGAACCGGTTGGGGCAGCGTTACTTGCAATTTTTATCTTCAATGAGTATTTGACTGTTTCACAAATTGTAGGCGGATTGGTCGTTATTTTGGGGATTATGTTATTTGTGGTGGATATAAAAAAGTTTTTTAGAAAAAAAGCTTGA
- a CDS encoding MalY/PatB family protein, which yields MSIFNKVHERRSSASVKWDMMNVVYNLKDTTELLPMWVADMDFPPPAALSDALKARLEHPIFGYTFADNVVKNAIVHWYDTRHRWSIDPNSIIFQPGVVPAIATIIETFTEVGDKIGMSTPAYPPFTNVPAAQKREVVTCELTEQNGHYTMDFEKLEEIFRAGIKLFVLCNPHNPIGIVWSPEELEQLVALCIQYDVYLLSDEIHADISIQKSYTPVLTLANANEAKIITCIAPTKTFNIAGIHAAMIVAPDKKLYTAIEKNTQAHGNLGLNTFASTAVKAVYTEGAPWLDELLSYLKNNMEYVVKELNVIEGIHVEVPDATYLMWIDYRKTGIEEKELMARLLSVGKVALDPGTKYGEAGRGFLRINVACPFELLQDGVERIKRTMATFE from the coding sequence ATGTCTATTTTTAATAAAGTTCATGAGCGTCGCAGTTCCGCATCTGTAAAATGGGATATGATGAATGTCGTTTACAATTTGAAAGATACAACTGAATTACTGCCGATGTGGGTAGCAGATATGGACTTCCCTCCACCTGCTGCTTTATCAGACGCGTTAAAGGCTCGATTGGAGCATCCTATCTTCGGCTACACTTTTGCCGACAATGTTGTAAAAAATGCGATTGTTCACTGGTATGATACGCGCCATCGATGGTCGATCGATCCAAATTCGATTATTTTCCAGCCGGGTGTTGTGCCGGCAATCGCGACAATTATCGAAACTTTTACAGAGGTTGGCGATAAAATCGGAATGTCCACACCGGCATACCCGCCATTCACAAACGTACCGGCGGCTCAGAAACGTGAAGTCGTGACATGTGAATTAACCGAACAAAACGGTCATTATACGATGGATTTTGAGAAGCTTGAAGAAATATTCCGCGCCGGTATTAAACTGTTTGTTTTATGTAATCCGCATAATCCTATCGGTATTGTATGGAGTCCCGAAGAGCTGGAACAGTTAGTTGCATTATGCATCCAATATGACGTGTATCTTTTATCTGATGAAATCCACGCTGATATTTCAATTCAAAAATCGTATACACCTGTCTTAACATTAGCCAATGCTAACGAGGCAAAAATCATCACATGTATTGCGCCAACGAAAACATTCAATATTGCCGGAATTCATGCTGCTATGATCGTTGCACCGGACAAAAAATTATATACAGCAATCGAGAAAAATACACAGGCACACGGCAACTTAGGTTTAAATACTTTTGCTTCGACTGCTGTAAAAGCTGTCTATACAGAAGGGGCACCGTGGTTGGACGAGCTTCTTAGTTATTTGAAAAACAATATGGAATATGTCGTAAAAGAATTGAATGTTATTGAAGGCATTCATGTAGAAGTTCCTGATGCAACATACTTAATGTGGATAGACTACCGCAAAACAGGAATAGAAGAAAAGGAACTGATGGCACGCCTTCTTTCGGTAGGAAAAGTTGCGTTAGATCCGGGGACAAAATATGGTGAAGCAGGAAGAGGCTTCTTGCGCATCAATGTTGCTTGTCCATTTGAACTATTGCAAGATGGGGTTGAACGCATAAAACGAACGATGGCTACATTCGAATAA
- a CDS encoding sodium-dependent transporter, which yields MSSRDQFTSKIGFILAAAGSAIGLGAIWKFPYMAGTNGGSVFIILFVLCTVLIGLPILIAEFMIGRRGQKDPITSFKEQAPNKPWFMIGWIGLVACGLILSFYSVVGGWILSYILRAISFSLTGQGVNFGTLFSDIIANPWEVLIAQATFMLLTLFIVQAGIKNGIETASKWMMPILFLFFILLFIRSITLDGAMEGVKFMFIPDWSYMNGDTLMLALGQAFFSLSIGVAAMITYASYLSKKEKIVTSAVNVASMNIAISLLAGLVIFPAVFALGFSPTEGPGLVFIMIPAVFEQLPFGGFLLLVFFILLLFATVTSAIALLEVVVSIGIREKTAQRKKASWLLAAMIFIIGIPSALSFGILSDITIFERSIFDFVDYVTSAILMPIGAFLTSIFAGYYYSKKISREEMQASPVVYNCWLFIVRYVAPLSIAAIFINKVFFS from the coding sequence TTGTCATCTAGAGATCAATTTACATCTAAGATAGGATTCATACTTGCGGCAGCAGGAAGCGCAATCGGTCTTGGCGCGATTTGGAAGTTCCCCTATATGGCGGGTACGAATGGCGGTAGTGTATTTATTATTTTATTTGTTCTATGTACAGTTTTAATTGGCTTGCCGATTTTAATTGCAGAATTTATGATTGGACGACGCGGTCAAAAAGATCCGATTACATCATTTAAAGAGCAGGCTCCAAATAAACCGTGGTTTATGATCGGCTGGATTGGCCTAGTAGCATGCGGATTAATATTATCCTTCTATAGTGTTGTAGGTGGTTGGATATTGAGTTATATACTTCGGGCAATTAGTTTTTCACTTACGGGACAAGGTGTTAACTTCGGGACTTTGTTTTCTGATATTATTGCGAACCCTTGGGAAGTGTTAATCGCACAAGCTACTTTCATGCTTTTAACATTATTCATAGTTCAAGCGGGGATTAAAAACGGGATTGAAACTGCAAGTAAGTGGATGATGCCGATTTTATTCTTGTTTTTCATTTTATTGTTTATCCGTTCGATTACATTGGATGGTGCGATGGAAGGCGTTAAGTTCATGTTCATACCAGACTGGTCATACATGAACGGCGATACGTTAATGTTGGCGTTAGGCCAAGCATTCTTCTCTCTTAGTATTGGAGTTGCGGCGATGATTACATACGCCTCATATTTATCCAAAAAAGAGAAGATTGTAACTTCTGCAGTTAATGTAGCGAGTATGAATATCGCGATTTCTCTATTGGCGGGTCTTGTTATCTTCCCTGCCGTATTCGCATTAGGCTTCTCTCCTACAGAAGGGCCTGGCTTAGTATTTATAATGATTCCAGCTGTTTTTGAGCAATTGCCGTTTGGCGGATTTTTATTGCTCGTATTTTTCATCTTGCTGTTGTTTGCGACAGTTACTTCAGCGATTGCATTGCTGGAAGTGGTCGTTTCCATAGGGATTCGGGAAAAAACAGCGCAGCGTAAGAAAGCCTCTTGGTTATTGGCAGCAATGATTTTTATCATCGGTATTCCTAGTGCTTTATCGTTCGGGATTTTATCGGATATCACCATTTTTGAACGTTCCATTTTTGACTTTGTTGATTATGTAACGAGCGCGATTTTAATGCCGATCGGTGCCTTTTTAACATCTATTTTTGCGGGATATTATTATTCGAAGAAAATTTCTCGTGAAGAAATGCAGGCATCACCTGTTGTTTATAATTGTTGGCTGTTTATAGTACGCTATGTAGCACCACTTTCAATTGCAGCTATCTTTATTAATAAAGTTTTCTTTAGTTAA
- a CDS encoding peptidylprolyl isomerase, which yields MFPQLSKELNPGEVMVEMNTTMGSIKIKLFPEHAPKTVENFLGHAKSGYYNGIIFHRVIPNFMVQGGDPTGTGMGGESIWGGTFEDECVPELMNIRGALSMANAGPGTNGSQFFIVQAPQVEVSMLKQMEVRGWSKEEVEFYKQNGGTPWLDGKHTVFGQVVEGMDVVDNIVKVDRNMHDKPKEDVKIESITVID from the coding sequence ATGTTTCCACAATTATCGAAAGAATTAAATCCAGGTGAAGTAATGGTAGAAATGAACACAACTATGGGTTCAATCAAAATTAAATTATTCCCGGAGCACGCACCAAAAACAGTTGAAAACTTTTTAGGGCATGCAAAATCAGGTTATTATAACGGTATTATTTTCCACCGTGTAATTCCAAACTTCATGGTACAAGGTGGCGACCCAACTGGTACTGGTATGGGCGGCGAGTCTATTTGGGGCGGTACATTCGAAGATGAGTGTGTACCTGAATTAATGAACATTCGTGGCGCATTATCAATGGCCAATGCGGGTCCTGGTACTAATGGATCTCAGTTCTTCATCGTTCAAGCACCTCAAGTTGAAGTATCTATGCTAAAACAAATGGAAGTGCGCGGCTGGTCTAAAGAAGAAGTGGAGTTTTACAAACAAAACGGCGGTACACCATGGTTAGACGGAAAGCATACAGTATTTGGCCAAGTAGTTGAAGGTATGGATGTTGTTGACAATATTGTTAAAGTTGACCGAAATATGCACGATAAGCCTAAAGAAGATGTTAAGATTGAGTCAATCACTGTAATTGACTAA
- a CDS encoding iron-containing alcohol dehydrogenase — MNEFSFYNPVKIHFGKGSIEHLRKELPQYGQNILIVYGGGSIKSNGVYDDIMTILNDLNMNVFELSGVEPNPRVETARKGIEICKENQVDIVLAVGGGSVIDCSKLIVAGAKVEADAWDIVTRKVMATEALPLATVLTLAATASEMNSGSVITNLETKEKYGWGSPVTFPKFSILDPSYTYSVPANQTVNGVVDTMSHIFEQYFNNATNTPITDEMSEGILRTLIDVAPKALKDPSNYEHRETLMLAGTIGLNGFLALGSRGDWATHNIEHAVSAYYDIAHAGGLAIIFPNWMKHNLHVNPSRFAKLAVNVFNIDPTNKSEEQVALEGIDALSAFWTSLGAPNRLADYEIDATYFDEMVEHCLVYGPFGNFNKLEAGDVRKILEMSL; from the coding sequence ATGAACGAATTTTCATTTTATAATCCAGTAAAGATTCATTTTGGTAAAGGCAGTATAGAACATTTGCGAAAAGAACTTCCGCAATATGGCCAGAACATTTTAATTGTATATGGTGGCGGAAGTATTAAATCGAATGGTGTATATGATGACATTATGACCATCCTAAATGATTTGAATATGAATGTATTCGAATTATCTGGTGTCGAGCCAAACCCTCGAGTTGAAACAGCGCGTAAAGGGATTGAAATCTGTAAAGAAAATCAGGTTGATATCGTATTAGCAGTAGGTGGCGGTTCAGTAATTGACTGCTCTAAATTAATCGTTGCAGGTGCAAAGGTGGAAGCGGATGCTTGGGATATCGTAACAAGAAAAGTAATGGCAACAGAAGCATTACCATTGGCGACTGTTTTAACCTTAGCTGCGACAGCATCTGAAATGAACTCAGGTTCGGTTATTACGAATTTAGAAACAAAAGAGAAATATGGTTGGGGCAGTCCGGTAACTTTCCCGAAATTCTCGATTTTAGATCCATCTTATACTTATTCAGTACCGGCGAATCAAACGGTAAATGGTGTTGTTGATACAATGTCGCATATTTTTGAGCAATATTTCAACAATGCGACAAACACACCGATTACAGATGAAATGAGTGAGGGGATTTTACGTACACTGATTGATGTTGCGCCGAAAGCATTGAAAGACCCGTCGAACTATGAGCATCGTGAAACACTAATGCTTGCAGGAACAATCGGCTTAAATGGATTCCTGGCATTAGGTTCACGCGGTGACTGGGCAACACACAATATTGAACATGCAGTTTCAGCATATTACGATATTGCACATGCAGGGGGCTTAGCTATTATATTCCCGAACTGGATGAAGCATAACTTACATGTGAACCCGTCACGTTTTGCAAAATTGGCTGTAAATGTATTCAATATTGATCCGACAAACAAGTCGGAGGAACAAGTTGCATTGGAAGGTATTGACGCATTATCAGCATTTTGGACATCTCTTGGTGCCCCGAATCGCTTGGCAGACTATGAAATTGATGCCACATACTTTGATGAAATGGTTGAGCATTGTCTGGTATATGGTCCATTCGGTAACTTCAACAAACTTGAAGCAGGAGATGTACGTAAAATTCTAGAAATGTCTTTATAA